From Alloacidobacterium dinghuense:
AGCCGTATCGAGAAGAGGTTTTTTTGCCGTGCGAGCGGACGAGTTGGCGCGGCATCTGAAGATGAATCGGGACGCAGTTGCTGAAAGTCTGAGCAGGTTGGCGGCCACGGGCAAGGTGATGAACATTGGTGGGACCGCTGAGGATCCGTCACCCAGGTATCACTTTGTTTACTCGTAGGATGCTTGGAATTTTTCCATGGAGTGGCCAGCAGTGCAAGCGCAGATACTACAAGCGGCGGCGGCGGACCAGAGGTTGATCTGTCGCACCTCATACCAGATATCAGGAATGCAGGCTTGTTATGGGTTTCCGGCAGGGGCCCCGCATCGATTGCTCTTTTCTGTTGAGAAGCTGGTCTGAGGGATTAGAATCAACCCAACCCTTAATGTGGCGCGAGAACAAAAGTCGGGGCGGCTGAAGAGCAACCACCCCAGTGTCCTACACCTTTTGTGTTCTGTTTTGAGGCGTGTCCCCCCACACGCCTAGCGCCAGAAATCAGACGCCATTCATGGGATGTTGATGAGGTGAATTTGCGTTGTCCATCCATCCGAGGGTAACCAATTCCGATTACAACAAGTGGCGATCGTCCGAACTAAAGAGGGATGGTCAATAGGGCCCCATCCAGCTACATTTCCATCAGCAGTAAGAGAACTTAACGAGATATCGCCAGCGGACTAAGGAAACGGGTTCGCTGGCTTTTTTCCATTCGTTGTTGTGTTGAAAGAAATGTCGCTTGAAAGCCTTGTAAGAGAAGTTTCGATCCGTTGTGTAGAGTGCGGCACCAACATCTGGGAAATTGCTGACAGACACCGGTGGGTCTATGAAGACGCATCCGACTTCGTCTGTTGCAACCGCGAGCCCACGCCAAAGATGCTGCGCGATCTGGCAAAAGAGTTTCATACCAGGACGGAATGCCTGCGGGAGACGCTGGATGAATGAGCCGGTTGCTTTTGTCGGGCAGTCTATTTCGTTCGGTTGCTAGATAGGCGCCGACAAAGTGGTCGTTGGGGAATTGTTGTTACCTCCTTTAGCCCGATGTTATGATGGCCTGCTCCTTGTAGAAAATGCGCTGAAACGTGTGGAGCTGGTGAGCAAGAATGCACCACGCTAGCGTCCCTGGATTCGATATTGATTATGACGTCGATGTTTCCTCCCCAGGCGGGTTTGACGTAAGTCGTATCGGAATGATGATCTTGGGTCTTCCGCAAGTGGTTGACTCGGCATACATAGAGCCAAGAGGTCAAATCACGATAAGCGCTTCAGGGAAAATCAAAAGCGATCCCGGGGCCGTTCCGAGGAGTCGCATATTGAGGCTGGGATTCGTGCAGACGCTAATCGACTGCCGTCGCGTGGGTTACTACGACAAACATATTTACGTAGAGCGGCACCCTCAATATCCGGTCAAAGATGGCGAAGGGAAGCCTTGGTTCAAGGGCGAAGCGATTAATCTCGTGACCGTCAAGAGTGATGAAATAAATCCCTCCAAGGATTTCCGGATCGAGGTGACTGACGAACCTCATTGCAGCTTTCCGCTGGTTTGTCCTTTTGTCTCGCCAAACGAGAACCTGGTCGCCCTTGATTTTCACGATTCATTTAAGACCTGTCTTTTAGCTAGAGTGTACGTAGGGGATGGACAAACGCCAGGCCACACTTTTGAAGATCAGGTATTTTTGCATGAAGTGAGATGGGAATTTGATGTGGGGGGAAAATATGCAGCAGGTCCACCTCCGTCGGTTACCCGTGCAGAGCTAAACGGCTATCGTCATGTTGGCGCTGGATTGGCTATTCCCTGGCCGTATGATAGGCCAGCAGGCATCGTATTGGACACATCACCTATGAATTATCGTGATCTTCCTGATGGCACTCAGGTTCCGATTTCTACTTCTGCGAATTCTACTAAACAATGCATGGTAATCAGACAGCCTACGACACTTGTTAAACAGTGGTAAGCAGCACAAGTCGTATTCTGCAGTGTATTTTGACTTCAATCGCAGGTAGTGGCTCCCCTGTAAAGACGTTTCATCTTTCATCGAAAAGCAATTTTGACAGCATGTTCGCTTGCCGGAATAATCAAATCATTCTCCATGTAATGAAGGTTCGGGATCATCTCGCGCGCTTCTGCATGGTCCACGACAACGATTAACGCATGAGATGCTCGGGAAGACGGTGAGAATCCGTCACTGCCCCGCAACTGTGAGCGCGACCCTGCGTCTGTCAGATGGAGATGCGCAGGGAAATGTCAGACCTGAATGCCACTGGGAAGATCCGGGAAGGCGGTTTTGACAGACAGCGCGCGAGTCAGGAGACCGGTTTCATGCGGGAAGAGAAACGGGATTGGCCATTGCGGCCAAGTTGCCGTTCGAACCGCGTTCCGAGGGGAACGAAGGAGAAATATGCTGAAAAAGCTGCGGCCTGCTGGCCGTCTCGCCCTGTTTTCTGTCTCCCTGTTGCTGGCTGCTTTACCGTTACGCGCTGTGGTTGTCACCGGGCGCGTTACCGATCCGCTAGGGCAGCCGATTGCCAATGCAAACATATCGCTGATTCAGAATGGCAAAGTTATTATCGCCGGGAAAACGAACAGTGATGGAAGCTATCAGCTTTCGAACCCGGTGACCGGACGCTTTTATGTGCTGGCAGGTGGGCAGTCGTTTCGCCAACTGACGACGGAGAGCTTTTATGGAGGCTCGCTTGAAGCGGTGGAACAAAACATTGTGCTCGAGCCGGAGTGGGTGCGGCAATCGATTGTGGTGACGGCGACGGGCACTCCGCTGCCGCAGGCACAATTGAGCGCGTCGATCACGACGCTGAACAAGACAGACTTTATCAATCGCGCGGACCTCGTGGATGCGATGCGGCAAGTGGCCGGCGTGAATGTGGTGCAGACAGGGCAGCGCGGCGGGCTGACGAGCATCTTTGTGCGCGGCGGGAATTCGGATTCGAACAAGATTCTGTTTGACAGCGTGCCGATTGAAGACATCGGCGGGCGGTTCGATCTTTCCACGATTGCGTCGACCGGTGTGCAGAGTGCCGAGGCGTATCGCGGGCCGAACTCGGTGCTGTATGGATCGGACGCTGCTGCGGGCGTGATCGGCTTCAGCACGCCGCGTGGCTCGACTCCGTTTCCTTCGCTCCTGTATGAGGGCGATGCGGGGAATTTCGGGACGTATCGGAATGAAGTGCAGCTGGGCGGGACGCATCGGGCGTTCGACTATTACGGCGCCTTTGGTGACCTGCAGACGCAGAATTCGATTCCAGACAGTGAGTATCACAATATCAACGAGAGTATGAATCTCGGGTACGCCTTGTCGGGTGCGACGACGCTGCGCGTGAGCGCGCGCAATGCGGATATTGCGACCGGGCTACCGAATGCGTACCAGTTCTACCAGATTGCGAATGATGCGAAGCAATCGGACCAGGATATTTTTCTCGCGGGGACGATCGATCATGACTTTTCGGATCGCTGGCATGCGCTGGCGCGTTATGGATTAGCGCGCAAGCGGGAGGAGTCGACACAGTGGTCGCCGACGGGGATCTATGAGCCGGATGAGGGGATTTATCTTGGCAATCCGGTAACGATTACAGGCGCGAATGGATACGCGGTGAGCGGGCAGGCGATTCTGAATTACGCCGGGACGTATCCGGTGACTTCGGAACTGGTGTCGAACCGCGACAACATCTACGCGCAGATGGATTATCAGGTCACGCCGCATTTGCTGGGGATTGCGGGGTTCCGCTATGAGAATGAGCGCGGGGCGGATCGCTATCCAGGTTTTGTGAATGACACGCT
This genomic window contains:
- a CDS encoding TonB-dependent receptor, which produces MLKKLRPAGRLALFSVSLLLAALPLRAVVVTGRVTDPLGQPIANANISLIQNGKVIIAGKTNSDGSYQLSNPVTGRFYVLAGGQSFRQLTTESFYGGSLEAVEQNIVLEPEWVRQSIVVTATGTPLPQAQLSASITTLNKTDFINRADLVDAMRQVAGVNVVQTGQRGGLTSIFVRGGNSDSNKILFDSVPIEDIGGRFDLSTIASTGVQSAEAYRGPNSVLYGSDAAAGVIGFSTPRGSTPFPSLLYEGDAGNFGTYRNEVQLGGTHRAFDYYGAFGDLQTQNSIPDSEYHNINESMNLGYALSGATTLRVSARNADIATGLPNAYQFYQIANDAKQSDQDIFLAGTIDHDFSDRWHALARYGLARKREESTQWSPTGIYEPDEGIYLGNPVTITGANGYAVSGQAILNYAGTYPVTSELVSNRDNIYAQMDYQVTPHLLGIAGFRYENERGADRYPGFVNDTLVRANYDYMLQVGGDFRSRLFYSLGGGIEKNGLYGTEGTPRVGLSYYAVRPGAGHFHGTKLNFNFAEGVKEPTITDQFDSLYQFLYSYGGQQAAQQYGIQPIGAEHSRSYDGGVEQSFFSERLLMRVTYFHNQFNNQIESVPPAALTQLLPNLPPEQVQQLITLLNTSFVSPTLNSLDFRAQGIESEAQFGIGRDIFLRGGYTYLDSVVQNSFSSDALNPTYNTESSFPNVPIGVFSPLRGARPFRRPPHTGFITVTYTGKQWTVVGNAAFSSRSDDSTFLGFSDANFGNSLLLPNRNLDFGFAKLGVGAVYQLKKWIAIYTQLENGTSNQHIGPIGYPSLPFNYRTGLRFTLGKEVK